Proteins co-encoded in one Pseudomonadota bacterium genomic window:
- a CDS encoding FAD-binding oxidoreductase, with protein MSDDIFADDFHQQPVWWDEAGRPEAAIGDLPDSVDVLVIGSGFAGLNAALMTARAGMSTLVLDKGALGRGASTRLVGFIGRFLHYSIAKLIAMFGEEQAMAMYRESGDAHFYFLDFIKQEGFDVGLLYRGRFSAAHTPAAYEALAENARNIERHMPFSYEMCPRSDQRNHVGSDAFHGGMILHEHGTVHPARYHRCLVDAVRKAGGLVIGDNAVLKVEGQRQAFTVATQQGTIRAREVIACTNGYSNEIRDAVPYLRKRVVPVAGYQIATEPISAERMKAVKPSGMAVYDTRVSLNWDRPTPDDRAIVYGGRSGTHEGDPLSKASYLHRKMVATYPDLEGVKIRRYWQGFMGFGIDRLTHVGCNEQGIHYATSFSASGLPLGTYFGQKVGRRVAGLQGADTCFWNLDFPTRFFFDGNPWFVPLMAARYDLEDLLFARGNKKTG; from the coding sequence TTGAGCGACGACATCTTTGCGGACGACTTCCACCAGCAGCCGGTTTGGTGGGACGAGGCCGGGCGGCCAGAAGCGGCGATCGGCGACTTGCCGGACTCCGTGGACGTCCTGGTCATCGGGTCGGGGTTTGCCGGCCTGAACGCGGCACTGATGACGGCGCGTGCCGGCATGTCGACGCTGGTGCTCGACAAGGGCGCGCTTGGCCGCGGCGCCAGCACCCGGCTGGTCGGATTCATCGGGCGCTTTTTGCACTATTCGATCGCCAAACTGATCGCCATGTTCGGTGAGGAACAGGCAATGGCCATGTACCGCGAAAGCGGTGATGCGCATTTCTACTTCCTGGACTTCATCAAACAGGAAGGTTTCGATGTCGGCCTGCTCTATCGCGGTCGCTTTTCGGCGGCCCACACGCCGGCCGCCTATGAGGCGCTCGCTGAGAACGCGCGCAACATCGAACGCCATATGCCATTCAGCTACGAGATGTGCCCCCGGTCTGACCAGCGCAATCATGTCGGCAGCGACGCGTTCCATGGCGGCATGATCCTGCACGAGCACGGCACCGTTCACCCGGCGCGGTATCATCGCTGTCTCGTCGATGCGGTGCGCAAGGCCGGCGGCCTTGTTATCGGCGACAACGCCGTCCTCAAGGTCGAGGGTCAAAGGCAGGCGTTCACGGTGGCGACGCAGCAAGGCACCATCCGCGCGCGCGAAGTCATCGCCTGCACCAACGGCTATAGCAACGAGATCCGCGATGCCGTCCCCTATCTCAGAAAGCGGGTGGTCCCGGTCGCGGGCTATCAAATCGCGACCGAGCCGATCAGCGCGGAGAGAATGAAGGCGGTGAAGCCATCGGGTATGGCCGTCTACGATACACGCGTCAGTCTGAACTGGGATCGCCCAACGCCCGATGACCGCGCCATCGTCTACGGCGGCCGATCGGGAACCCACGAGGGCGATCCGCTGAGCAAGGCGAGTTACCTCCATCGCAAGATGGTGGCGACCTATCCCGATCTCGAGGGCGTCAAGATCCGGCGTTACTGGCAGGGTTTCATGGGCTTTGGCATCGACCGGCTGACCCATGTCGGGTGCAACGAACAGGGCATCCACTATGCCACCAGTTTCTCGGCCTCCGGCCTGCCGCTCGGCACCTACTTCGGCCAGAAGGTCGGGCGACGGGTCGCCGGGCTACAGGGCGCCGACACCTGTTTTTGGAACCTCGACTTTCCGACCCGGTTCTTCTTCGACGGCAACCCGTGGTTCGTGCCGCTGATGGCCGCACGCTACGACCTGGAGGATCTGCTGTTCGCGCGCGGCAACAAGAAGACCGGCTAG
- a CDS encoding phosphotransferase, which translates to MVQDTEQLVAALEREVTGLIGRYDYADQTTVRLLSESENKVYLIDDPVSGEKDVARVSSGRLSYHEPGQVDSEMRWLMHLHDNTDIVVPKVRPARDGTLVHTLSSDDLDKPRQAVIYSFISGSEPPEDDLIPGFERLGTISAQMHKEAKAWRAPDSFYRPSLTPESMLDDQLNWGPWQNGIHVEGDVLDLLTRVDQTLRKRLAALSTDRDRFGLIHADLRLANLLVEGDRTAIIDFDDLGYGWFLYDLATALSFLEERADVPDLVASWLDGYRRIANVPADLEAAIPTLIMLRRLQLLGWVGYQYHRIDFAREIGPTFTNDTCTLAEIYLSDH; encoded by the coding sequence ATGGTGCAGGACACCGAACAGCTGGTCGCAGCGCTCGAGCGCGAAGTCACGGGCCTGATCGGTCGCTACGACTACGCCGATCAGACGACCGTCCGCCTGTTGAGCGAGTCGGAAAACAAGGTCTATCTGATCGATGATCCGGTGTCGGGCGAGAAGGATGTCGCGCGCGTCAGCTCCGGGCGGCTGTCCTACCACGAGCCCGGCCAGGTCGATTCGGAGATGCGCTGGCTGATGCATCTTCACGACAATACCGACATTGTCGTGCCAAAGGTGAGGCCGGCGCGCGACGGCACGCTGGTTCACACGTTGTCGTCTGACGATTTGGATAAGCCGCGTCAGGCGGTGATCTACAGCTTCATCTCCGGCAGCGAACCGCCGGAGGATGATCTGATCCCGGGTTTCGAGCGATTGGGCACCATCTCGGCTCAGATGCACAAGGAAGCCAAGGCCTGGCGCGCGCCGGATAGTTTTTATCGGCCGTCGCTGACGCCGGAGAGCATGCTTGACGATCAGCTCAACTGGGGCCCATGGCAGAACGGCATCCATGTCGAAGGCGATGTCCTGGACCTGCTCACGCGGGTCGACCAGACCCTGCGCAAACGCTTGGCGGCGCTCTCGACCGACCGCGACCGGTTCGGTCTGATCCATGCCGATTTGCGGCTTGCCAATCTACTGGTCGAAGGCGATCGCACTGCGATTATCGACTTCGACGACCTCGGCTACGGCTGGTTCCTCTACGACCTCGCGACGGCGCTGAGTTTCCTGGAGGAGCGGGCGGACGTGCCAGATCTGGTCGCAAGCTGGCTTGACGGTTATCGCCGCATCGCCAACGTGCCGGCCGATCTGGAAGCGGCGATCCCGACGCTCATCATGCTGCGCCGCCTCCAGCTGCTTGGATGGGTCGGCTACCAATATCACCGCATCGACTTCGCGCGTGAGATCGGGCCGACCTTCACTAACGACACCTGCACGCTTGCCGAGATCTATCTCTCCGACCACTGA
- a CDS encoding SDR family oxidoreductase, with the protein MDLGLAGKSAIVCASSKGLGKGCAMALAREGVDVVINGRTAETVEATAREIASETGVRAVPVPADVTTEAGRQALLDACPGPDILVNNAGGPPPGDFRDWDRDDWITALDANMLTAIFLIKATVDGMIDRGFGRIVNVTSAGVKSPIPILGLSNGARSGLTGFVGGLSRQTVRHNVTINGLLPGPFNTDRLRQTMTKRGQGDEDFEATMKREAQSNPAGRFGEADEFGAACAFLCSVHAGYITGQNLVMDGGSFNGTL; encoded by the coding sequence ATGGACCTCGGACTAGCCGGCAAGTCGGCCATCGTTTGCGCCTCCAGCAAGGGGCTCGGCAAGGGCTGCGCGATGGCGCTGGCCAGGGAAGGGGTCGACGTCGTCATCAACGGCCGCACGGCCGAGACAGTCGAAGCGACGGCGCGCGAGATCGCGTCGGAAACCGGCGTGCGCGCGGTGCCGGTCCCTGCCGACGTTACGACCGAAGCCGGCCGCCAGGCTTTGCTTGATGCCTGCCCGGGGCCCGACATCCTGGTTAACAATGCGGGCGGCCCGCCGCCGGGCGACTTCCGCGACTGGGACCGAGACGACTGGATCACGGCGCTCGACGCCAACATGCTGACGGCGATCTTTCTGATCAAGGCGACGGTCGACGGCATGATCGACCGCGGCTTCGGCCGTATCGTCAACGTCACGTCGGCGGGCGTGAAATCGCCGATCCCCATCCTCGGACTTTCCAATGGCGCGCGCTCCGGCCTGACAGGGTTTGTCGGGGGCCTCTCACGCCAGACCGTTCGCCACAACGTGACCATCAACGGCCTGCTGCCCGGCCCGTTCAACACGGACCGGCTGCGTCAGACCATGACCAAACGCGGCCAGGGCGACGAAGACTTCGAGGCGACCATGAAGCGTGAGGCCCAGAGCAACCCGGCGGGCCGCTTTGGTGAGGCCGACGAGTTCGGTGCGGCCTGCGCCTTCCTGTGCAGCGTGCACGCCGGATACATAACCGGGCAGAACCTTGTCATGGACGGCGGCAGCTTCAACGGCACGCTCTAG
- a CDS encoding DnaA/Hda family protein: protein MTAQQIPLSFEHRHALDAEDFVVADANRDAVAWLDRWPDWPGRSLALYGPAASGKSHLAHVWRLRSGAQVIAAHDLTVANVIDALGSDHRLVVEDADRGVDEEALFHIINLIREEEGFLMLTGREAPARWSVDLPDLASRLGAIPAVAVTAPDDDLLAAVLAKLFDDRQLKVADDVVDYIVMRMERSFSAVGSLVESLDSLSLAERRNITVPLARRVLEQQESTRRDEAWTSD from the coding sequence GTGACGGCCCAACAGATCCCGCTGTCGTTTGAACACCGCCATGCGCTGGATGCCGAGGATTTTGTCGTCGCCGACGCCAACCGCGATGCTGTCGCTTGGCTCGACCGCTGGCCCGACTGGCCAGGCCGGTCACTGGCGCTCTATGGGCCGGCGGCGAGCGGCAAGAGCCACCTGGCCCATGTCTGGCGCCTCCGGTCCGGCGCGCAAGTCATCGCGGCACACGACCTGACCGTTGCCAACGTGATCGATGCGTTAGGCAGCGATCACCGTTTGGTGGTCGAAGACGCCGACCGTGGCGTCGATGAGGAAGCGCTGTTCCACATCATCAATCTGATCCGTGAGGAAGAGGGTTTCCTGATGCTGACCGGCCGCGAGGCGCCGGCGCGCTGGTCGGTTGATCTGCCTGACTTGGCATCGCGCCTTGGTGCCATACCCGCTGTCGCGGTGACCGCGCCCGATGACGATCTTCTGGCGGCGGTCCTCGCCAAACTGTTCGACGACAGGCAGCTCAAGGTCGCCGACGACGTGGTCGACTATATCGTCATGCGCATGGAGCGTTCCTTCTCAGCCGTCGGCAGCTTGGTCGAAAGCCTCGACAGCCTGTCGCTTGCCGAGCGGCGCAACATTACCGTTCCGCTGGCGCGCCGCGTCCTCGAACAACAGGAATCCACAAGGAGAGATGAAGCATGGACCTCGGACTAG
- a CDS encoding DUF2066 domain-containing protein, producing MGLDGPHSARAQDAFVVSNVMVDETADSADAARDTALANGQQMAWRFLVQRLVPIGDQQRAISAGQSQLTNLVRSFGVDEERVSSERYIANLTYRFNADAVRSLLSVQNIPFAESPGPTLLVLPVLIRGGTPALWSEGDAVWLQAWQNAPPGHGLIALRAPFGDLSDLLSLDAEDAVQGNWALMQPLAERYGAQGVLVATIEAGNANNLSLTTYTEAIGEQVPILGSRIVPSLGEGDLLNAVKTADDSVNETWKTANLLAPDSQDEIVVDVSFDDLANWLEMRRVLSGTALIQDVETIVLSAKSARVNLRYLGDVQRLQSTLRQQGLALVERGDIWLIYPL from the coding sequence ATGGGCCTCGATGGCCCCCATTCGGCGCGCGCTCAAGATGCCTTCGTCGTCAGTAACGTCATGGTCGACGAAACCGCCGACAGCGCTGATGCCGCGCGCGATACGGCACTCGCCAACGGTCAGCAGATGGCCTGGCGGTTCCTGGTCCAACGGCTGGTCCCGATCGGCGATCAGCAGCGCGCGATCAGCGCCGGGCAGAGCCAGCTCACCAATCTCGTCCGTAGTTTTGGTGTGGATGAAGAGCGTGTCTCTTCAGAGCGTTACATCGCGAACTTAACCTATCGATTTAACGCGGATGCGGTGCGTTCGCTACTCAGCGTGCAGAACATCCCGTTTGCTGAATCGCCGGGTCCGACCCTTCTGGTCCTGCCTGTGCTGATACGCGGTGGCACGCCGGCGCTGTGGTCGGAGGGCGATGCGGTATGGCTGCAGGCGTGGCAGAACGCGCCGCCGGGCCACGGTTTGATCGCGTTACGCGCGCCGTTCGGCGATCTCTCCGATCTCCTATCGCTCGATGCCGAGGACGCGGTACAGGGTAACTGGGCGTTGATGCAGCCCTTGGCTGAGCGGTATGGCGCCCAGGGCGTCTTGGTCGCGACCATCGAGGCGGGCAACGCGAACAATCTGTCGCTGACCACCTATACTGAGGCGATTGGCGAGCAGGTGCCCATCCTCGGTTCGCGCATTGTGCCGTCGCTCGGCGAGGGCGACCTGTTGAATGCCGTCAAAACCGCCGACGACAGCGTCAACGAGACCTGGAAGACGGCCAACCTGCTGGCGCCTGATTCCCAGGACGAGATCGTTGTCGATGTCTCGTTCGACGACCTCGCCAACTGGCTGGAGATGCGCCGGGTCCTCTCCGGCACCGCGCTGATCCAGGATGTCGAGACGATCGTGTTGTCGGCCAAGAGCGCCCGGGTGAACCTGCGCTATCTCGGCGATGTCCAACGGCTGCAGTCGACCTTGCGCCAGCAGGGCCTGGCGCTCGTCGAACGCGGCGACATCTGGCTGATCTACCCGCTTTGA
- the purM gene encoding phosphoribosylformylglycinamidine cyclo-ligase, which produces MTGLTYRDAGVDIDAGESVVEAIKPLARATMRSGADAALGGFGGVFDPRAAGYEDPLLVSGTDSVGTKLKLAIDVGVHDTVGIDCVAMCANDVLVQGAEPLFFLDYIGIGQMEVELARDLVAGVAEGCHQAGCALIGGESAELPGLYAPGDYDLVGFCCGAVERDGLLPRDDMAPGDVILGLASSGVHSNGFSLVRQAIALRGLDLADDAPFQPGTSLGLALLEPTRIYVKSCLAAIRGGGVKALCHITGGGLIENIPRVLPDHLSAHITAGSWQVPDVFSWLATGHQGSGITAHEMARTFNCGIGMIVVTAPEDAEAVAARLRDGGETVWPIGELVARDAAEPLTIDKLDSGWLKG; this is translated from the coding sequence ATGACAGGCCTGACGTACAGGGACGCGGGCGTCGATATCGACGCCGGCGAGAGTGTGGTTGAGGCGATCAAGCCGCTCGCCCGCGCGACCATGCGCTCCGGCGCCGACGCCGCGCTGGGTGGCTTCGGCGGCGTGTTCGACCCGCGCGCGGCCGGTTATGAAGACCCCCTTCTCGTCTCCGGCACCGACAGCGTCGGCACCAAGCTGAAGCTGGCGATCGATGTCGGTGTCCACGACACCGTCGGCATCGACTGCGTCGCCATGTGCGCCAACGACGTGCTGGTCCAGGGCGCCGAACCGCTCTTCTTCCTGGACTATATCGGTATCGGCCAGATGGAGGTCGAGCTCGCCCGCGACCTCGTCGCCGGTGTCGCGGAGGGCTGCCATCAGGCCGGGTGCGCCTTGATCGGCGGTGAGTCCGCTGAACTGCCCGGCCTCTATGCGCCCGGCGACTACGACCTCGTCGGCTTTTGCTGCGGCGCGGTTGAACGCGACGGCCTGTTGCCCCGTGACGATATGGCGCCCGGCGACGTCATCCTGGGCCTGGCGTCCAGCGGCGTGCATTCCAACGGCTTCTCCCTGGTGCGCCAGGCGATCGCCCTGCGTGGCCTGGATCTAGCCGACGACGCACCGTTCCAACCGGGCACCAGCCTGGGCCTTGCCCTGCTGGAGCCGACGCGCATTTACGTCAAAAGCTGCCTGGCGGCGATCAGAGGCGGCGGCGTCAAGGCGCTCTGCCACATCACCGGCGGCGGCTTGATCGAGAACATTCCGCGCGTCCTGCCCGACCATTTGAGCGCACACATCACTGCGGGATCATGGCAGGTACCGGACGTCTTTTCATGGCTTGCCACCGGCCATCAGGGATCGGGTATCACGGCGCATGAGATGGCGCGGACCTTCAACTGCGGCATCGGCATGATCGTTGTCACGGCACCGGAAGACGCTGAGGCTGTCGCCGCAAGACTGCGTGACGGCGGCGAAACCGTATGGCCGATCGGCGAACTCGTCGCGCGCGACGCGGCGGAGCCGCTGACGATCGACAAGCTCGACAGCGGCTGGCTCAAAGGCTGA
- the purN gene encoding phosphoribosylglycinamide formyltransferase, translated as MKVAVFISGRGSNLQSLIDGCADGTIPAEIGLVVSNRPDAQGLTRADQAGIPTAVIDHKAYSTRDDFDAVLDRTTRKAGCSFICLAGFMRILTERFVRNWRDRMINIHPALLPAFPGINCHARAIEAGVRISGATVHFSRPELDAGPIIVQGAVPVLPDDTEDTLAARILEVEHQIYPLALKLVAQGRITVRNEIVRIDDADFVNGFMINPLP; from the coding sequence ATGAAGGTTGCGGTGTTCATCTCCGGGCGGGGCAGCAATCTGCAATCGCTTATCGACGGCTGCGCCGACGGCACCATCCCCGCCGAAATCGGGTTGGTGGTGTCGAACCGCCCGGACGCCCAGGGGCTGACCCGCGCCGACCAGGCCGGCATACCGACCGCCGTCATCGACCACAAGGCCTATAGCACGCGAGACGACTTCGACGCCGTGCTCGACCGTACGACACGCAAGGCCGGTTGCTCGTTCATCTGTCTCGCCGGTTTCATGCGCATCCTGACCGAGCGCTTCGTGCGCAATTGGCGTGATCGCATGATCAACATCCACCCCGCGCTCTTACCCGCCTTCCCCGGCATCAACTGCCACGCCCGTGCGATCGAGGCGGGCGTGCGGATCTCCGGCGCAACCGTCCACTTCAGCCGTCCGGAGCTGGATGCCGGCCCGATCATCGTTCAAGGCGCGGTCCCTGTGCTGCCGGACGATACAGAGGACACGCTCGCCGCGCGGATCTTGGAGGTCGAGCACCAGATCTATCCCCTGGCGCTCAAGCTCGTCGCGCAAGGCCGGATTACCGTGCGCAACGAGATCGTCCGCATCGACGATGCCGACTTCGTCAACGGGTTCATGATCAACCCGTTGCCATAA
- a CDS encoding histidinol-phosphate transaminase has product MPLIAQSHVQALSPYELAEMGKPGAIQLASNEAAIAASPLAIEAARDAMARPQLYPDTEARALREALGEIHDIEPERIVCTAGSMEVILYLALAYLGSGTEALTSRYGYLFFDTATRIAGGRVVRAEEPGMTVDIDHLLRAVTPETRILFLANPNNPTGTLLDIQSIRALQRDLPDHVLLVLDAAYGEFVSDPAYDDGLALARESSRTVVLHTFSKIHGLAGMRIGWAYGPPDVVDMVHRLRLPNSLTAPSLAAAHAAVRDSKHVDHHRELNNHLRAMFESAVTPMGLKAVRGHGNFVLVRFPGGADQAANTYDALKQRDIILRPMGGYKLPDCLRVTLGPEDDLQTAIAALRDVLI; this is encoded by the coding sequence ATGCCACTCATTGCGCAATCCCACGTCCAGGCGCTGTCGCCTTATGAACTCGCCGAGATGGGTAAGCCCGGCGCCATCCAACTGGCGTCGAACGAGGCCGCTATTGCCGCCAGCCCGCTTGCCATCGAGGCCGCGCGCGATGCCATGGCGCGGCCGCAGCTCTATCCCGACACGGAAGCGCGGGCACTGCGCGAAGCGCTCGGCGAAATCCACGACATAGAGCCCGAGCGTATCGTCTGCACCGCCGGTTCGATGGAGGTGATCCTCTATCTGGCGCTGGCCTATCTCGGCTCAGGCACCGAGGCGCTGACCAGCCGCTACGGCTATCTGTTCTTCGATACCGCGACACGCATCGCCGGCGGCCGTGTGGTGCGCGCCGAGGAACCGGGCATGACCGTCGACATCGACCACCTGCTGCGCGCGGTGACACCGGAGACCCGCATCCTTTTTCTGGCCAACCCGAACAATCCGACCGGGACGTTGCTGGACATCCAGTCAATCCGCGCGCTGCAGCGGGACCTGCCGGATCACGTGCTGCTGGTATTGGACGCCGCCTATGGCGAGTTTGTCAGCGACCCCGCCTATGACGATGGCTTGGCGCTGGCGCGCGAGAGTTCGCGCACGGTCGTCTTGCACACCTTTTCCAAGATCCACGGTCTGGCCGGTATGCGTATCGGCTGGGCCTATGGTCCGCCCGACGTCGTCGACATGGTGCACCGGCTGCGTCTGCCCAACAGCCTGACCGCGCCCTCACTCGCTGCCGCCCACGCCGCGGTGCGCGACAGCAAGCATGTTGACCATCATCGCGAGCTCAACAACCACTTGCGTGCGATGTTTGAAAGTGCCGTGACGCCGATGGGTCTCAAGGCCGTCCGAGGTCACGGCAACTTCGTGCTCGTGCGTTTTCCCGGCGGTGCCGATCAGGCGGCCAACACCTACGACGCACTGAAGCAGCGCGACATCATTCTGCGGCCCATGGGCGGTTACAAACTGCCGGACTGTCTGCGCGTGACGCTGGGACCGGAAGATGACTTGCAGACGGCGATCGCCGCTCTGCGCGACGTGCTTATCTAA
- a CDS encoding D-2-hydroxyacid dehydrogenase, with product MRVLIHEAQPQPLVERLAARFPNVEVFGCDSYAALPDALAETKPEAQFHIRFEEGPYPSDALKSSPGLEWIAIGGVGADHLGAWDPASVTVTNGAGVAAESMAWYVIGSTVALAMRFPFFMRAQARHEWCPGTVRDLRGLTMAIVGLGSTGQALAAKATALGIRVVGTRARPQDMANVDKVHAADDLHTALAEADVVAVCVPRTSRTLGMIDAAAFAAMKPGAFLVDVSRGGVVDAAALEEALISGQLGGAALDVYDPEPMPEDAPFWDMENVIITPHSCAVYEGWELAALDIFADNLARHMAGRQRFNIVDPVRGY from the coding sequence ATGCGTGTCCTCATTCACGAAGCGCAACCGCAGCCGCTGGTCGAGCGGTTGGCGGCGCGCTTTCCCAACGTCGAGGTCTTCGGCTGCGACAGTTATGCCGCGTTGCCTGACGCGCTTGCCGAGACAAAGCCTGAGGCGCAATTCCACATTCGCTTCGAAGAGGGGCCCTATCCATCCGATGCGCTGAAGTCATCGCCGGGTCTGGAGTGGATCGCGATCGGCGGCGTTGGCGCCGATCACCTGGGGGCGTGGGACCCGGCGAGCGTAACGGTCACCAATGGCGCCGGCGTCGCCGCTGAATCGATGGCCTGGTACGTCATCGGTTCGACCGTGGCGCTCGCCATGCGGTTTCCCTTTTTCATGCGCGCGCAGGCGCGCCACGAATGGTGCCCGGGAACCGTCCGCGATCTGCGCGGGCTGACCATGGCGATCGTCGGGCTGGGCAGCACCGGTCAGGCGCTTGCCGCGAAGGCGACGGCGCTTGGCATACGCGTCGTCGGTACGCGCGCCAGGCCGCAAGACATGGCGAATGTCGACAAGGTCCATGCCGCCGACGACCTGCACACCGCGCTCGCCGAGGCCGATGTCGTTGCCGTCTGCGTACCGCGGACTTCACGGACGCTTGGCATGATCGATGCCGCCGCCTTCGCGGCCATGAAGCCCGGCGCCTTTTTGGTCGACGTCTCGCGCGGCGGCGTGGTCGATGCGGCGGCGTTGGAAGAAGCGCTGATCAGCGGCCAGTTGGGCGGCGCGGCGCTGGATGTTTACGATCCCGAGCCGATGCCCGAAGACGCACCGTTCTGGGATATGGAGAACGTGATCATCACACCCCATAGCTGCGCGGTTTACGAAGGCTGGGAACTGGCGGCACTTGATATCTTTGCCGACAATCTCGCTCGACACATGGCCGGCCGGCAGCGTTTCAACATCGTCGACCCGGTGAGGGGATACTGA
- the ndk gene encoding nucleoside-diphosphate kinase, producing MATERTLSIIKPDATRRNLTGKINAKLEDAGLRIVAQKRIALTQEQAEAFYEVHRERPFYGSLVAFMTSGPVVVQVLEGDNAVAKNREVMGATNPADADAGTIRAEFAESIEANSVHGSDSVENAAREVAFFFSDDEIVG from the coding sequence ATGGCCACCGAACGCACGCTATCGATCATCAAACCGGACGCCACCCGCCGCAATCTGACCGGCAAGATCAACGCCAAACTGGAGGATGCCGGTCTCCGGATTGTCGCCCAGAAGCGCATCGCCTTGACCCAGGAGCAGGCTGAGGCCTTTTACGAAGTCCATCGCGAGCGCCCTTTCTATGGTTCGCTGGTCGCGTTCATGACGTCCGGTCCCGTGGTCGTTCAGGTCCTGGAAGGCGACAACGCCGTTGCCAAGAACCGCGAAGTCATGGGCGCCACCAATCCCGCCGATGCGGATGCCGGCACCATTCGCGCGGAGTTCGCCGAATCGATCGAGGCCAACTCGGTGCACGGCTCGGACTCCGTAGAGAATGCCGCGCGCGAAGTCGCGTTCTTCTTCTCCGACGACGAGATCGTCGGCTAG
- a CDS encoding DNA polymerase III subunit chi produces the protein MSEIGFYHLLRTPLERALPKLLEKAVSRGMRAVVVAESDERAEHLSAALWTYDPASFLPHGTAADGDPEDQPVYLTDHVTNPNGAKVLVLTGGADAGETSDFERIIDMFDGRDEAAVAAARVRWKALKDGGHHLTYWQQTDQGGWEQKAEAGGEAG, from the coding sequence ATGAGCGAAATCGGCTTCTACCACCTGCTGCGCACGCCTCTCGAACGGGCCCTACCGAAGCTCCTGGAAAAGGCGGTGTCGCGGGGCATGCGCGCGGTGGTCGTCGCGGAATCCGACGAACGGGCAGAGCATCTGAGCGCGGCCTTGTGGACCTATGATCCCGCCTCGTTCTTGCCCCACGGTACGGCCGCCGACGGCGACCCAGAGGACCAGCCGGTCTATCTGACCGATCACGTCACCAACCCGAACGGCGCCAAGGTCCTGGTCCTGACCGGTGGCGCAGATGCCGGTGAGACATCTGACTTCGAACGCATCATCGACATGTTCGATGGCCGCGACGAAGCCGCCGTGGCCGCCGCTCGTGTGCGTTGGAAAGCGTTGAAGGATGGCGGTCATCACCTGACCTATTGGCAGCAGACTGATCAGGGCGGCTGGGAGCAGAAGGCCGAAGCGGGCGGCGAGGCTGGGTAG